One Streptomyces sp. V4I8 genomic window carries:
- a CDS encoding oxygenase MpaB family protein: protein MGDPGLFTPNSVTWQMHGDPMMWVAGIRALYLQALHPRAVRGVMQNSDFRRDAWGRLLRTANFVGTITYGTTEAAEKAGARVRKIHSMLGATDPETGERYGVDEPELLLWVHCAEIDSYLQVARRSGFRLTDAQADRYIGEHRVGARLVGLDPDAVPANQDEMAAYFDKVRPELACGPEARAVDDFLLRPPTHPLLVPAREVLWRRVAHVAYAALPPYAHELYGRPAPKPATVTRQLRATGTLLRCVPARLRWQLPPKHILRAMARLGPGSRPAPYKDGR from the coding sequence ATGGGCGATCCCGGGCTGTTCACCCCTAACTCCGTCACCTGGCAGATGCACGGCGACCCCATGATGTGGGTCGCCGGTATCCGCGCGCTCTACCTCCAGGCCCTGCACCCGCGCGCCGTACGCGGTGTCATGCAGAACTCCGACTTCCGGCGCGACGCCTGGGGCCGGCTGCTGCGCACCGCGAACTTCGTCGGCACCATCACCTACGGCACCACCGAGGCCGCCGAGAAGGCGGGCGCCCGCGTGCGGAAGATCCACAGCATGCTGGGCGCCACCGACCCGGAGACGGGGGAGCGGTACGGCGTCGACGAGCCCGAACTGCTGCTGTGGGTGCACTGCGCCGAGATCGACTCCTACCTCCAGGTCGCGCGCCGCTCCGGCTTCCGCCTCACCGACGCGCAGGCCGACCGCTACATCGGCGAACACCGGGTCGGCGCCCGCCTGGTGGGCCTGGACCCCGACGCCGTACCGGCGAACCAGGACGAGATGGCGGCGTACTTCGACAAGGTGCGCCCCGAGCTCGCGTGCGGACCCGAGGCACGCGCGGTGGACGACTTCCTGCTCCGCCCGCCGACGCACCCCCTTCTCGTCCCGGCGCGCGAGGTGCTGTGGCGGCGCGTGGCACACGTGGCGTACGCCGCCCTGCCGCCGTACGCCCACGAGCTGTACGGCAGACCGGCCCCGAAACCCGCCACCGTCACCCGCCAGTTGCGCGCCACGGGCACCTTGCTGCGCTGCGTTCCCGCACGTCTGCGCTGGCAACTCCCGCCCAAACACATCCTGCGCGCCATGGCCCGGCTCGGTCCGGGCTCGCGCCCGGCA
- a CDS encoding acyl-CoA dehydrogenase family protein produces the protein MHLEYTPEQQRLRTELRDYFAELMPDLAETRFTDHTAQKRYYRTTIRRLGADGWLGVGWPKEYGGRGLTTIEQFIFFDEAAQAGVPLPLMALNTVGPTIMQYGTEEQKAYFLPKILSGEIDFAIGYSEPDAGTDLASLKTRAVRDGDEYVVNGQKIWTTNGDTADWVWLAVRTDPDAPPHKGITMLLVPTTEPGYSCTLINTLASHDTTASYYENIRVPVSRRVGEENQGWRLITNQLNHERVTLAAHGTMAIRALHDVQRWAMETKLADGRRVIDLPWVRRRLAQTHTKLDALKLLNWKMVSAVQEGTLTPQDASAVKVYGSEARRDAYAWLMEIVAAPGTLKEGSAGAVLHGELERGYRSAVIFTFGGGNNEIQREIISWIGLGMPRVRR, from the coding sequence GTGCATCTCGAATACACGCCCGAGCAGCAGCGGCTGCGCACCGAACTGCGCGACTACTTCGCCGAGTTGATGCCGGACCTCGCCGAGACCCGATTCACCGACCACACCGCCCAGAAGCGCTACTACCGCACGACGATCCGGCGGCTCGGCGCGGACGGCTGGCTCGGCGTGGGCTGGCCCAAGGAGTACGGCGGACGCGGCCTGACCACGATCGAACAGTTCATCTTCTTCGACGAGGCCGCCCAGGCGGGCGTACCGCTGCCACTGATGGCACTCAACACGGTCGGCCCGACGATCATGCAGTACGGCACGGAGGAACAGAAGGCGTACTTCCTGCCGAAGATCCTCTCCGGCGAGATCGACTTCGCGATCGGCTACAGCGAACCCGACGCGGGCACGGACCTCGCGTCCCTGAAGACGCGCGCCGTGCGGGACGGTGACGAGTACGTCGTCAACGGGCAGAAGATCTGGACGACCAACGGCGACACCGCCGACTGGGTCTGGCTGGCCGTCCGCACCGACCCCGACGCCCCGCCGCACAAGGGCATCACCATGCTCCTCGTCCCGACCACCGAGCCGGGCTACTCGTGCACCCTGATCAACACGCTCGCCTCGCACGACACCACGGCCAGCTACTACGAGAACATCCGCGTCCCCGTCTCCCGCCGCGTCGGCGAGGAGAACCAGGGCTGGCGCCTGATCACCAACCAGCTCAACCACGAGCGCGTCACCCTCGCCGCCCACGGGACCATGGCCATCCGCGCCCTGCACGACGTCCAGCGCTGGGCCATGGAGACCAAGCTCGCCGACGGCCGCCGGGTGATCGACCTCCCCTGGGTCCGCCGCCGCCTCGCCCAGACCCACACCAAGCTCGACGCCCTCAAGCTCCTGAACTGGAAGATGGTGAGCGCCGTGCAGGAGGGCACGCTCACCCCGCAGGACGCCTCAGCCGTGAAGGTCTACGGCTCCGAGGCGCGCCGCGACGCATACGCCTGGCTGATGGAGATCGTCGCCGCACCAGGGACGCTGAAGGAGGGCTCGGCGGGCGCGGTGCTCCACGGCGAGCTGGAGCGCGGCTACCGCTCCGCCGTCATCTTCACCTTCGGCGGCGGCAACAACGAGATCCAGCGGGAGATCATCTCCTGGATCGGGCTGGGGATGCCGAGGGTACGGCGTTAG
- a CDS encoding ferredoxin — MTSTTSQQELVQFLEDRFACAQACTDCARACALRASLVDPDGTEEQELVRRKGILCAEVCDATCRALSEQGHMDEGTESALRIQLEWTRTVCLECAHVFDKHPGAEDAAKACRDCARACTDFMATLD; from the coding sequence GTGACATCGACAACGTCCCAGCAAGAGCTCGTCCAGTTCCTGGAGGACCGCTTCGCCTGCGCCCAGGCCTGCACCGACTGCGCCCGTGCCTGTGCCCTGCGTGCGAGCCTCGTGGATCCGGACGGGACCGAGGAACAGGAACTCGTGCGACGCAAGGGCATCCTGTGCGCCGAGGTGTGCGACGCGACGTGCCGTGCGCTGAGCGAGCAGGGCCACATGGACGAGGGCACCGAGAGCGCCCTCCGCATCCAGCTGGAGTGGACCCGCACGGTCTGCCTGGAGTGCGCACATGTCTTCGACAAGCACCCGGGCGCCGAGGACGCCGCCAAGGCCTGCCGCGACTGCGCACGGGCGTGCACGGACTTCATGGCCACGCTCGACTGA
- a CDS encoding DUF6479 family protein, whose translation MDTTWMDIAAARGALAAGLLVAGVVVVALLIGAFVLGSRIRRREPRPPRPEEQPRLPDEGPVHEVREHREPAEVPKSDHRLTAHDLPAHGNIPSRPSASQERPRWTEGGSGSFGSGGT comes from the coding sequence ATGGACACCACTTGGATGGACATCGCCGCAGCACGGGGCGCGCTCGCCGCCGGGCTGCTCGTCGCCGGTGTGGTCGTCGTGGCGCTGCTCATCGGCGCCTTCGTCCTGGGCAGCCGTATCAGGCGCCGGGAACCGCGGCCGCCCCGCCCCGAAGAGCAGCCCAGGCTGCCCGACGAGGGCCCGGTCCACGAGGTCCGGGAGCACCGGGAGCCCGCCGAGGTACCGAAGAGCGACCACCGGCTCACCGCGCACGACCTGCCCGCCCACGGCAACATTCCCTCCCGGCCCAGCGCGTCACAGGAACGGCCGCGCTGGACCGAGGGCGGGAGCGGATCCTTCGGCAGCGGCGGCACCTGA
- the ppk2 gene encoding polyphosphate kinase 2: protein MAGDKVEKLPRKTYEKELLRLQMELAKLQEWVRAEDARLVVIFEGRDAAGKGGTIKRVTEHLNPRVARIAALPKPTERERSQWYFQRYIQHLPAAGEIVLFDRSWYNRAGVEQVMGFCTKEEYQLFLRQCPLFERMLVEDGILLRKYWFSVSDEEQQDRFRRRLEDPLRRWKLSRMDLESITRWEEYSRAKDQMMVHTDITEAPWYVVESDDKRRARVNMIAHLLGSVPYQDVLPPVLDLPERPDATGYERPPRHLQNYVPDHAANL from the coding sequence ATGGCCGGCGACAAGGTGGAGAAGCTGCCGCGCAAGACGTACGAGAAGGAACTGCTGCGCCTGCAGATGGAGTTGGCGAAATTGCAGGAGTGGGTGCGGGCGGAGGACGCCCGGCTGGTCGTGATCTTCGAGGGGCGGGACGCGGCGGGCAAGGGCGGCACCATCAAGCGGGTCACGGAACACCTCAACCCGCGCGTCGCGCGGATCGCGGCCCTGCCCAAGCCGACCGAACGCGAGCGCAGCCAGTGGTACTTCCAGCGGTACATCCAGCATCTGCCGGCCGCCGGGGAGATCGTGCTGTTCGACCGCAGCTGGTACAACCGGGCCGGTGTCGAGCAGGTCATGGGCTTCTGCACCAAGGAGGAGTACCAGCTCTTCCTGCGTCAGTGCCCCCTCTTCGAGCGGATGCTGGTGGAGGACGGGATCCTGCTGCGCAAGTACTGGTTCTCGGTGAGCGACGAGGAACAGCAGGACCGCTTCCGGCGCCGGCTGGAGGACCCCCTGCGCCGCTGGAAGCTCTCCCGCATGGACCTGGAGTCGATCACCCGCTGGGAGGAGTACTCCCGGGCCAAGGACCAGATGATGGTCCACACCGACATCACCGAGGCGCCCTGGTACGTCGTCGAGAGCGACGACAAACGCCGGGCCCGGGTGAACATGATCGCCCACCTGCTGGGCTCCGTGCCGTACCAGGACGTACTCCCGCCCGTCCTTGACCTGCCCGAACGGCCGGATGCGACCGGCTACGAACGACCGCCGCGCCATCTGCAGAACTACGTCCCGGACCACGCGGCGAACCTCTGA
- a CDS encoding universal stress protein encodes MDGPVVVGVDGSPSSLAAVEVAAREAGLHGVGLRLVHAFGWPAAHIPHGGRPWEPSGAGLRELVDGTLAKAERRAHETAPGIEIMREIVVGEPVTVLEIESRTASLAVVGSRGHSRFGALLLGSTAGHLAAHAACPVLVVRGRPDPAGPVLLAVDGSPAARGAVEFAFARASLHGTDLVALHAWSTRTERAYDSPADPPFVTYDEERLRDEEERVLAEALGGLRDLYPDVAVDRRLARGRVRHTLIEASATARLVVVGARGRGGFAGLLLGSVSQALLHHAHCPVAVVRSGAE; translated from the coding sequence ATGGACGGCCCGGTTGTCGTGGGGGTGGACGGTTCGCCGTCGAGTCTGGCGGCCGTGGAGGTGGCGGCGCGCGAGGCCGGGCTGCACGGCGTGGGGCTGCGGCTGGTGCACGCCTTCGGCTGGCCGGCCGCGCACATACCGCACGGCGGTCGGCCCTGGGAGCCGAGCGGCGCCGGGCTGCGCGAACTGGTCGACGGCACGCTCGCCAAGGCCGAGCGGCGCGCCCACGAGACGGCGCCGGGCATCGAGATCATGCGCGAGATCGTTGTCGGCGAACCGGTGACCGTGCTGGAGATCGAGTCGCGCACCGCCTCCCTGGCCGTGGTCGGCAGCCGGGGCCACAGCCGGTTCGGTGCCCTGCTGCTCGGCTCCACCGCCGGCCATCTGGCCGCCCACGCAGCCTGCCCGGTGCTGGTGGTGCGCGGCAGGCCGGACCCGGCCGGGCCCGTTCTCCTCGCCGTCGACGGCTCGCCAGCGGCCCGGGGAGCCGTCGAGTTCGCCTTCGCCCGGGCTTCCCTGCACGGCACGGACCTGGTGGCGCTGCACGCCTGGAGCACCCGCACCGAGCGCGCCTACGACAGTCCCGCCGACCCGCCCTTCGTGACCTACGACGAGGAGCGGCTGCGCGACGAGGAGGAACGCGTGCTCGCCGAGGCGCTGGGCGGGCTGCGCGACCTGTATCCCGACGTCGCCGTGGACCGCAGGCTGGCGCGCGGCCGGGTGCGGCACACCCTCATCGAGGCCAGCGCCACCGCCCGGCTCGTCGTGGTGGGGGCGCGCGGGCGAGGCGGATTCGCCGGGCTGCTTCTGGGCTCGGTCAGTCAGGCCCTGCTCCACCACGCGCACTGCCCGGTCGCCGTCGTCAGGTCCGGGGCGGAGTGA
- a CDS encoding glycoside hydrolase family 65 protein, translating into MEATRWSWEYEDYKPADERLRESLCTLGNGYFATRGALPECAADDVHYPGTYVAGIYNRLTSEVAGRRVENEDMVNVPNWLPLRFRFPDGEWIVPDTANVLAHRQMLHLSAGLLERRTRYDLGGDRTLTVRQHRMVHMADPHLAALRTEFTVEGFSGPLEVEAALDGGVTNSGVPRYRDLDGRHLTHVHTGTAAPDTVWLRCRTRTSDIRIGIASRLTADVPVTNHHERPYAIQRLTLDLAPGRTVTVDKTVALHTSRDPAISDPLHAAVDRVGRAPDFDALVASHLTAWEQLWRRAAFDVPGESGRILRLHLFHVLQTLSPHTADLDVGVPARGLHGEAYRGHVFWDELFVLPYLNLHFPEVSRALLRHRHRRLEQACTSAGAAGHRGAMYPWQSGSDGREETQQLHLNPRSGRWLPDHSRLQHHVGSAIAYNVWQYCEASGDMEFLHTKGAEMLLQIARFWADKAVYDGSLDRYRIKGVVGPDEYHEAYPDAEAPGLDDNAYTNLTSAWVLARTLELLDTLPEPRRRELVERTGLDGGELELWEEVSRTLHVPFHDGVISQFAGYGDLAELDWNGYREQYGDIRRLDRILEAEGDTVNRYKASKQADVLMLGYLFAPAELGGLFHRLGVRLDEDTWRRTVDYYMHRTSHGSTLSGLVHGWVLARCRRSEAWEFCQEALQGDIADVQGGTTSEGIHLGAMAGTLDLVQRGLTGLETRGGALWLDPVPLPELSSYGFPLRYQGHWGVRLRLESGLLEIEVPASDASPIDVRLPGRGVSLEPGQTGRLVLHD; encoded by the coding sequence ATCGAAGCGACGCGCTGGAGCTGGGAGTACGAGGACTACAAGCCCGCCGACGAACGCCTCCGGGAGTCGCTGTGCACGCTCGGCAACGGCTACTTCGCCACCCGGGGAGCGCTTCCCGAGTGCGCCGCCGACGACGTCCACTATCCGGGGACGTATGTGGCCGGCATCTACAACCGGCTCACCTCCGAGGTCGCCGGCCGCCGGGTGGAGAACGAGGACATGGTCAACGTCCCGAACTGGCTGCCCCTGCGCTTCCGCTTCCCCGACGGGGAGTGGATCGTCCCCGACACCGCGAACGTGCTCGCCCACCGCCAGATGCTCCACCTGTCCGCAGGGCTGCTGGAGCGGCGGACGCGGTACGACCTCGGCGGCGACCGGACGCTGACGGTGCGTCAGCATCGGATGGTGCACATGGCCGACCCCCATCTGGCCGCGCTGCGCACCGAGTTCACAGTCGAGGGGTTCTCCGGCCCGCTCGAAGTGGAGGCGGCCCTGGACGGTGGTGTCACCAACTCCGGCGTGCCGCGCTACCGGGACCTCGACGGCCGTCATCTGACCCACGTCCACACCGGCACCGCCGCCCCGGACACGGTCTGGCTGCGCTGCCGCACCCGCACCTCCGACATCCGGATCGGCATCGCGTCCCGGCTGACCGCCGACGTGCCCGTCACGAACCACCATGAACGGCCTTACGCCATCCAGCGGTTGACGCTCGACCTGGCCCCCGGCCGCACCGTCACCGTCGACAAGACCGTGGCCCTGCACACCTCCCGTGACCCGGCCATCAGCGACCCACTGCACGCCGCCGTCGACCGGGTGGGCCGGGCCCCCGACTTCGACGCGCTGGTCGCGTCGCATCTCACCGCCTGGGAGCAGCTCTGGCGCCGCGCTGCGTTCGACGTGCCCGGCGAGTCGGGCCGCATTCTGCGGCTGCACCTCTTCCACGTCCTGCAGACCCTCTCCCCGCACACCGCCGACCTCGACGTCGGCGTCCCCGCCCGCGGACTGCACGGCGAGGCCTACCGCGGTCATGTCTTCTGGGACGAGCTGTTCGTCCTGCCCTACCTCAACCTGCACTTCCCGGAGGTCTCCCGCGCTCTGCTCCGCCACCGCCACCGACGCCTCGAACAGGCCTGCACCTCGGCCGGGGCGGCGGGGCACCGCGGCGCGATGTACCCCTGGCAGAGCGGCAGCGACGGGCGCGAGGAGACCCAGCAGCTCCATCTCAACCCGCGCTCGGGACGCTGGCTGCCCGACCACTCCCGGCTCCAGCACCACGTCGGCTCGGCGATCGCGTACAACGTGTGGCAGTACTGCGAGGCTAGCGGCGACATGGAGTTCCTGCACACCAAGGGCGCCGAGATGCTGTTGCAGATCGCCCGCTTCTGGGCGGACAAGGCCGTCTACGACGGGAGTCTGGACCGCTATCGCATCAAGGGCGTCGTAGGGCCCGACGAGTACCACGAGGCGTATCCGGACGCCGAGGCGCCCGGCCTGGACGACAACGCCTACACCAACCTCACCTCGGCCTGGGTGCTGGCCCGCACGTTGGAGCTGCTGGACACCCTCCCCGAGCCCCGCCGGCGGGAACTCGTCGAGCGCACCGGCCTGGACGGGGGCGAACTCGAACTGTGGGAGGAGGTCTCGCGGACCCTCCACGTCCCCTTCCACGACGGCGTCATCAGCCAGTTCGCGGGCTACGGCGATCTCGCCGAGCTCGACTGGAACGGCTACCGCGAGCAGTACGGCGACATCCGGCGGCTGGACCGGATCCTGGAGGCGGAGGGCGACACCGTCAACCGCTACAAGGCCTCCAAACAGGCCGACGTCCTGATGCTCGGCTACCTCTTCGCACCCGCCGAACTGGGCGGCCTGTTCCACCGGTTGGGGGTGCGGCTGGACGAGGACACCTGGCGGCGCACCGTCGACTACTACATGCACCGCACCAGCCACGGCTCCACCCTCAGCGGCCTGGTCCACGGCTGGGTGCTGGCCCGGTGCCGACGCAGCGAGGCGTGGGAGTTCTGCCAGGAGGCCCTGCAAGGAGACATCGCCGATGTGCAGGGCGGCACGACCAGCGAGGGCATCCACCTGGGCGCCATGGCCGGCACACTCGACCTCGTCCAGCGCGGGCTGACCGGTCTGGAGACCCGGGGCGGCGCCCTGTGGCTCGACCCCGTGCCCCTGCCCGAGCTGTCCTCCTACGGGTTCCCCCTGCGCTACCAGGGCCACTGGGGCGTACGGCTGCGGCTGGAGAGCGGGCTGCTGGAGATCGAGGTCCCCGCCTCCGACGCCTCACCCATCGACGTGCGGCTCCCGGGTCGCGGGGTGTCGCTGGAGCCGGGGCAGACAGGACGGCTGGTCCTCCACGACTGA
- a CDS encoding HAD family hydrolase has protein sequence MDRPRTPDLPGDALARALRDVRAVVFDTDGVITDSARVHAAAWKVAFDGFLRAHPPDDPGQRRPFDERDDYLRHVDGKSRLDGAAAFLTARGVEASAETVRSVAEEKERLFTRRLREQGVDAYPGTVRLVKALRAAGVPRAAASASRHAGELLSRAGVRDLFDALVDGGEAARLGLAGKPEPDLFLEAVRQLGVPAGRAAVVEDALAGVEAGRRGGFALVVGVDRAAGADTGARLLRHGADLVVHDLGELCAGGAPT, from the coding sequence ATGGACCGGCCCCGCACCCCCGACCTGCCCGGAGACGCACTCGCCCGCGCCCTGCGCGACGTGCGCGCCGTCGTCTTCGACACCGACGGAGTGATCACCGACTCGGCCCGGGTGCACGCCGCCGCCTGGAAGGTGGCCTTCGACGGCTTCCTGCGCGCTCACCCGCCCGACGACCCCGGCCAACGCCGCCCCTTCGACGAGCGGGACGACTATCTTCGGCACGTGGACGGCAAGTCCCGCCTCGACGGAGCCGCGGCCTTCCTCACCGCGCGCGGCGTCGAGGCATCGGCCGAGACGGTGCGGTCCGTCGCCGAGGAGAAGGAGCGCCTCTTCACGCGGCGGCTGCGCGAGCAGGGCGTCGACGCCTACCCGGGGACCGTACGGCTGGTGAAGGCGCTGCGGGCGGCAGGAGTGCCCCGCGCGGCGGCCTCCGCGTCCCGGCACGCCGGAGAGCTGCTGAGCCGCGCCGGGGTGCGCGACCTGTTCGACGCCCTCGTGGACGGCGGTGAGGCGGCCCGGCTGGGCCTCGCGGGCAAACCGGAGCCGGATCTCTTCCTGGAGGCGGTCCGTCAGCTCGGCGTCCCCGCCGGCCGGGCCGCCGTGGTCGAGGACGCCCTGGCGGGTGTGGAGGCGGGCCGACGCGGCGGATTCGCCCTGGTGGTGGGAGTGGACCGGGCCGCCGGGGCGGACACCGGCGCGCGGCTGCTGCGGCACGGCGCCGACCTCGTCGTACACGACCTCGGAGAACTCTGCGCGGGAGGAGCGCCGACGTGA
- a CDS encoding amidohydrolase family protein produces MNDHRVAPVSEEAGEVRRFWGGLGLPGLIDVHTHFMPERVLHKVWDYFDTSGPLIGGLGWPITYRKEEAERTAVLRNFGVRAFTAMLYPHKPGMARWLNAWAADFAGRTPDCLHTATLYPEPDVETYVREAVEAGARVFKAHVQVGAYDPADARLQQAWGLLAEARIPVVMHCGSGPAPGKHTGPGPIARVLARHPKLRLIVAHMGMLEYEEFFDLAERYDEVRLDTTMAFTDFTEGFMPFPRRSLPRLAALGDRVLLGSDFPNIPYPYLHQLHALERLGLGEEWLRAVCHDNAVDLFGL; encoded by the coding sequence ATGAACGATCACCGCGTGGCACCCGTCAGTGAGGAGGCCGGTGAGGTCCGCCGTTTCTGGGGCGGGCTCGGTCTTCCCGGGCTGATCGACGTGCACACCCACTTCATGCCCGAGCGTGTCCTGCACAAGGTCTGGGACTACTTCGACACCAGCGGGCCGCTGATCGGCGGGCTGGGGTGGCCGATCACGTACCGGAAGGAGGAGGCGGAGAGGACGGCTGTGCTGCGGAACTTCGGCGTCCGGGCCTTCACCGCGATGCTCTACCCCCACAAGCCCGGTATGGCCAGGTGGCTGAACGCATGGGCGGCCGACTTCGCCGGCCGCACCCCCGATTGTCTGCACACTGCCACCCTCTACCCCGAGCCGGACGTCGAGACCTACGTCCGCGAGGCTGTCGAAGCGGGCGCGCGCGTGTTCAAGGCACATGTGCAGGTGGGAGCGTACGACCCGGCCGACGCGCGTCTCCAGCAGGCGTGGGGGCTGCTGGCCGAGGCCCGGATCCCCGTGGTGATGCACTGCGGGTCCGGGCCCGCGCCCGGCAAGCACACCGGCCCGGGGCCCATCGCGCGGGTCCTGGCGCGGCACCCGAAGCTGCGGCTGATCGTCGCGCACATGGGCATGCTCGAGTACGAGGAGTTCTTCGACCTCGCCGAGCGGTACGACGAGGTGCGGCTGGACACGACGATGGCGTTCACGGACTTCACGGAAGGGTTCATGCCGTTCCCGCGCCGGAGCCTGCCCCGGCTCGCCGCGCTGGGCGACCGTGTCCTGCTCGGCTCCGATTTCCCCAACATCCCCTACCCGTACCTGCACCAGCTCCACGCGCTGGAACGGCTGGGTCTCGGTGAGGAGTGGCTGCGGGCCGTGTGCCACGACAACGCGGTCGACCTGTTCGGCCTGTGA
- a CDS encoding GH1 family beta-glucosidase encodes MSTARQEPAEPMSFPAHFLLGSATAAYQIEGAATEDGRGPSIWDTYSHTPGRTWNGDTGDVAADHYHRLEADLDLMASLGLRAYRFSIAWPRVQPTGRGPANLKGLDFYSRLVDGLLDRGIAPVATLYHWDLPQALEDSGGWTNRATAHAFADYARIVGEALGDRVAIWTTLNEPWCSAYLGYGSGAHAPGRTDGAAALTAVHHLNLAHGLAVQQLRAVATNDPQYSITLNFHVLRGEGDGGEEAVRRIDALANRSFTEPLLRGHYPEDLIEDTAAVTDWAFVQDGDLPRIHQPLDLLGVNYYATTAVRLWDGVTARQNNDGHKDMGGSPWPGSPQVEFVAQDGPHTAMGWNIDPDGLEELLLDLHTRFPNQPLVITENGAAFDDHLSSRPDGTHAVHDPERVDYLRRHLTAAHRALAAGVDLRGYFVWSLMDNFEWCYGYSKRFGIVHVDYETQRRTLKDSALWYRKLAATGTIPPAGTRG; translated from the coding sequence ATGTCGACAGCCCGGCAGGAACCCGCCGAGCCCATGTCCTTCCCCGCCCACTTCCTCCTCGGCTCCGCGACCGCCGCCTACCAGATCGAGGGCGCCGCCACCGAGGACGGGCGCGGTCCCTCGATCTGGGACACCTACTCCCACACGCCGGGCAGGACATGGAACGGTGACACCGGCGACGTCGCCGCCGACCACTACCACCGTCTCGAAGCCGACCTCGATCTCATGGCGTCCCTGGGCCTGCGGGCGTACCGGTTCTCCATCGCCTGGCCCCGCGTCCAGCCCACGGGCCGTGGCCCGGCCAACCTCAAAGGCCTGGACTTCTACAGCCGCCTGGTCGACGGCTTGCTCGACCGGGGCATCGCGCCGGTCGCGACCCTCTACCACTGGGACCTGCCCCAGGCCCTCGAGGACTCCGGCGGCTGGACCAACCGCGCCACCGCCCATGCCTTCGCCGACTACGCCCGTATCGTCGGCGAAGCGCTCGGCGACCGCGTCGCGATCTGGACGACCCTGAACGAACCATGGTGCTCCGCCTACCTCGGCTATGGATCCGGAGCCCATGCCCCCGGCCGCACCGACGGCGCCGCGGCGCTGACGGCCGTCCACCACCTCAACCTCGCCCACGGGCTCGCGGTGCAACAGCTCAGGGCAGTTGCCACCAATGATCCGCAGTACTCCATCACCCTCAACTTCCACGTCCTGAGGGGCGAGGGCGACGGTGGGGAGGAAGCCGTGCGTCGCATCGACGCGCTGGCCAACCGCTCCTTCACCGAACCCCTGTTGCGCGGCCACTACCCCGAGGACCTCATCGAGGACACCGCCGCCGTCACCGACTGGGCGTTCGTCCAGGACGGCGACCTGCCCCGGATACACCAGCCCCTGGACCTGCTCGGCGTCAACTACTACGCCACCACCGCCGTCCGCCTGTGGGACGGCGTGACCGCACGGCAGAACAACGACGGCCACAAGGACATGGGCGGCTCACCCTGGCCCGGCTCGCCCCAGGTCGAGTTCGTCGCACAGGACGGCCCGCACACCGCCATGGGCTGGAACATCGACCCCGACGGCCTCGAAGAACTCCTCCTGGACCTGCACACCCGGTTCCCGAACCAGCCGCTGGTCATCACCGAGAACGGAGCGGCCTTCGACGACCACCTCTCCAGCCGCCCCGACGGCACCCACGCCGTCCACGACCCCGAGCGTGTCGACTACCTCCGCCGCCACCTCACCGCCGCCCACCGGGCACTGGCCGCGGGCGTCGATCTGCGCGGCTACTTCGTGTGGTCACTGATGGACAACTTCGAGTGGTGTTACGGATACTCCAAGCGCTTCGGCATCGTCCACGTCGACTACGAGACCCAGCGCCGCACGCTCAAGGACAGCGCCCTGTGGTACCGGAAGCTGGCAGCGACGGGCACCATCCCGCCGGCGGGGACCAGGGGGTAG